Below is a genomic region from Paenibacillus rhizovicinus.
AACTTGCACGACGGAGAACGGTTGACCGTCGCGTTCTTGAATGGAAGATACCGCATTGCTTTTCTGAATCGATGCAAATTGGTCCATACGATAAGTTTGCCCGTTACTTCCGGTCACAGTTTCGGCCGCCATGGAGGCCAATACTTGTTCAGGGGTATACACGGGTACCGTACGATCGTTTGCAACACCTGATTTAACGGAATCGATATACACGTCGACCGGAATCGTGCCCGTAGACGTTGAAATGTCGAAGTCTTTCGCTTTGGACGTATAACGCGCCAACAGTTTATTGATATCGTCGGGATGAATGCCGTCTTGCAGCGCCTTATCTTTATCAATCGTGATCGCATATTTCGGTATTCCATTCGTCAGATCCGTCTTCCCGGTCACGCTCAAACCTTGAATCGTTACCAGCTTGGCGCGGACTTGCTGAGCCGTGTTTTCCAGCGTAGGCTGATCGGCGCCGGTTAACATGATATTGATCGTGGAATCATCGCCGGCGATGTTCTGATTCGTTACCGTAATCGCCGCGGTACCAGCCACTTGATTCAAATCGGTTTGCAATGCAGGTATGACGGCAGTGACATCCTTTTTGTTGTTCAACAGGATGGACAGATTCGCAACGTTCGGCTGTTGAATGAAACCTCCGCCTTGGTCGAACACATCGTCTGCCGTTGGCGCGAAGGTCGAACCGAACGTAGCGGAATACGAAGCGATCTTAGCATTGTTCTGTAAGACGCCCTCTACACGCTTGACTTCCTTGTCCACTTCGGACAGCGGCGATCCTTTCGGAAGTTCCACTTTGACGGCGATTTGTCCGCTTGCCGTGCTTGGCAGCAGGCTGAACGGCAGCTGCGTTGCGAATATCCCCGCGGCAATAAACAGAAACAGCGAGATGCCGATCACGGTTCGTTTGTGCTTCAATGCGGATTGAAGAAGAGGTTTCATGAGCGGCTCGAGCGTGACCGCTTCCGCCTTCGCTTCTCTCCATCCCATATATGCGAATGCAGGTATCACCAGCATGGCGACAAGGAAGGAAACCCCTAGCGCAATAACGACCGACCAGGCAAAGCCGGAGTATGACGCACCGATGATTCCGCCGACCAAGGCAATCGGTACATATACGGCTACCGTGGTAGCGGTGGAAGCAAAGATGGCCGGAAGCATCTCGACCACCGACGAGGACAACACGCTCAGAACCGGCTTGTCTTTGTTTTCCTGTACCCGTCTATACATGTTGTCCAAAATCACGATCGCGTCATCGACGATTCGTCCCATGGCAACGATAAGTCCAGAGACGGTCAAGATGTTCAGCGTAACCCCCATCGACTTCAAGATCGCAGTCGTAGCCAACAGCGAAATTGGCAGCGTAATTGCAATCAATAGCGTAGAGCGTACATTTCTGAAGAAGAACAATACGCAGAGCATGGAGAACAGGCAGCCCAGCAGCCCTTCACGAACCAGACCCATTAGCGAACCATTCAGATCCTGCGCGCGGTCGGTTTGAAGCGTCATCGCGACATCGCCGCTTTGAACGGCCGAAATGCCGGCTACGCGTTCTTTCACATGTTTGGCGACATCCGTGATCGTTGCCGTAGGCGTCTTGATCACATTGATCATCACGCTTGCTTTGCCATTCGTTCTGGAGACGGTTTTCACATCGGTAAGGGATTGAGAAACCGAAGCAACCGCCGATAATGGGATACTGTTGCCGTCTTTGTTCTTAATCGAAAGATTGTTCAGCTGCTGCTCCGTGAGATTCCATCCTTCAACTCGGATCGGGAACGAAGCTTTCACATTGGCAATGTTCCCTTGCAGGCTCGGTACGTCTGCCGTGATGGATTTATTGAAATCGTCGAGCGTCAAGTTATTCGTCACAAGATCTTTCATGCGCAGGACGACGACATAGCCTCGATTTGCACCGCCGACGGTTTGGACATCCGAGACGCCGGGAACGGATTTCAATTGGTTGACGATGTCGGTTTGCAAGGTGGATTGCAACGTTAGATCGTCTACTTTGCCTTTATTGGCTGTCAGGCTGTAGCTCAATACCGGAAACGTGCTCGACGTTAATCGGGTTACGGCAGGTTTATTGACCCCGTCGGGCAATACGGCATCATTCAATGCCTGCTTGAGCGCGTTCTCCGCTTTGTTCATATCGTAATCCATGGGGTAGTAGATATTCATCAATACCCCGCCGTCATACGAGGTTGTCTCTAAGTTGGTTATTCCGTTGGTCTGACGGATGGCATCCTCGAGAGGTGCAGTTATATCCTTCTTCACTTGATCCGCCTGGTAAGATGATGCACGTAGCGACACCATTAATGTGGTGTTATTGATGCCAGGCAGGTAGTCTCTCTGCATTTGCAAAGCCGAGACTGCCCCCCATCCTAATATAAGCACGACGCAAACTAAAATAATGGTCGAACGTTGCATGACTGATTCGATCATTCGTTTCATGATTGAAGTCTCCTCTCCTGTCTATATAGGGAAAGACTTCGATCCGGGCTATATTGTTCATCGACAGTAAAAAATAAATTCTGGGAATACTGTCTTGAGTTGACCTGCAATCGTCTCGAGTAGATTTATATTGTATAAAGGAGTTCTGAATTAAGAATGAATCGTCTTCAAGGAGTTCTTCACCGCACAAAGATCGGCCCGATATTCTCGATACTTCACCGTTACAAGCTCTTGCAAATCTTGATCCCGGCAGCCGTGATTGCGTTTATTTACTGGGAGGGTAAAAACGAATTCCAACGAATCGATTGGGCCGGTACCCTTCACACGCTTCACCATATGCAACCTGCGACCGTGCTTTTCCTGTTCGGGACTGCCCTGATTGCGGTCGCTGCGGTCAGTGTTTATGATTTTGTGCTTCGGCGTCATTTCCGAATCCCCATCAGTCTCTGGGACACATTTCGTTATGCATGGATCGCAAATACGTCCAATAGCGTAATCGGATTCTCCGGAATCGCAGGAGCGGCATTCCGGACGTTCTTCTATCGAAAACGCAAAGTTCCGATGCAGACGATTACGGCTTCGATCGCTTTCCTCTCCACTATTACAATTACCGGTCTCTCCCTACTCTCCTGGGCGGGCATTTTCGATATATTACCCATGCAGATGGTAATTCGCGTCCATCCGTGGACGATATTCGCTGTATGGGGAACCGCTTTGTATCTGCCTGCCTATGTAGTTCTGCAACGCACGGCGTTCTATGCGAAATGGCTGAATCGAAATTTGCCGCGGATGAACGGGGCTACAATCACGGCCTCGATCAGCGCGTCCTTACTGGAATGGGCGTGCGCAGGAATCTGCTTCTGGCTTATTGGAACTTGTCTGCTTCCCGGTCTCTCACCGGCAGATGCGCTCGGAATCTATACCGTATCGGCGATTACCGGCTTGCTCACGATGGCTCCTGGCGGCATAGGCGGCTTCGATCTGACCGCACTGCTCGGGCTGCAACAGCTTGGTTATCCTGCCGACAAGACTGCTGCCGTCCTCGTTCTCTTCCGTTTGCTCTATTATCTGTTTCCCTGGATGATCGGTCTTATTGTCGCCGCAACCGACGTCGCCATGTACCGCGATAAAACGATCGATCCGGATGACGAGAATTTCGAGAGCGGCTTGAACAGTTGGCAACGAATTTGGCACTTTCCTAACCAGTTTAAATTGGTGGGAGAACTTGGCGTATGGTCGTTAGGCAAATTAGTCTTCGCAAGCGGATTCGTTCTGCTTCTCTCCGCAGCTTTGCCCGGCCTGTTATATCGGTTACATCTTACAGACGAGCTCTTATCCGCTCCGCTTATGAGATTGTCTCATCACTTAAGCGTCATCATCGGACTCTTGTTGATCGTACTTTCCTGGGGGATCTCTCACCGGGTAAAACGCGCGTATCAATTGACGCTCGTCCTTTTGTGCGCTGGTGCCTTATTTACATTCAGCAAGGCATTCGATATCGAAGAAGCCCTCTTCTTGCTTATTGTGGCCTTGTTACTTTGGATATCCCGGGACCGGTTTTACAGAATATCCGCAAGTTTCAGTAGGAAAAGGGCAGCATTGTGGGGGGTGCTTACGCTTGTATTCGGTTATGTCTACGATCTCATCGCTTCGGGAATCCACCCTGCTCTGCCACATCCGGCGACTTCGGAAGCTAAATTAACGTGGTTAATTAACCCGAAGCTTAACGGACTTGTAGCAATCACCGGAATTGTGTTCGCTTGGTTATTGCTTTCGCTCATTCTGCTGCTACGGCCAAGTCGCCTGGTGAACAAGGGAGCCTCCGGAGAAGAACAAGAGAAATTGCGATTATTCCTGGAACACGAGCAAGGAAACTTATTGACGCACGTATTATTTGCCGGTGACAAGAATTTCTTCTGGGCATGCAACGAACGTGTGTTGATTCCTTATTCCATTATTAGAAATAAACTCGTCGTCCTCGGCGACCCCATCGGACCAAAAGAACGGATTAGCGAGGCCATCCAAGAATGTCAGCGTTTTGCGGATCTGTACGATTTATCGGTTGTCTTTTATCAGGTTTCTCCGAGTTACCTTCCCATTTATCATGAAAACGGATATCGTTTTTTCAAATTGGGTGAAGAGGCATTGGTTCCATTAGGTGCATTTACCCTTAGCGGAAAGCGGATGACCAACTTACGAACGGTCAAGAACAGATTTGACCGTGAAGGCTTTTATTTTGAAGTGTCCATGCCGCCTCACGACAATCAATTGCTGGAGAAGCTTCGCCCGATTTCACAGAAATGGCTGAGTGGAAAAAAAGAGAAGAGCTTCTCGCTTGGTTGGTTCGACGAGTCCTACTTGCAGTTGTCTCCTGTAGCTCGCTTGACCGATCCCGCTGGGGAGATGATCGCTTTTGCAACGCTAGCACCTAGCTATGACAATGACAGAAGTATATCAGTCGACCTCATGCGTCATCTTCCGACTACGCCGAACGGAACGATGGATCAATTATTCGTTTGTTTGTTGGAGTGGGCTAAAACCGAGGGGTTTGAAACCTTTAACTTGGGGATGGCTCCTCTCTCCAGCGTTGGACAAGCTCAGGCGGCCATTCGGGAAGAAAAGATTGCGCATGCTGTCTTTAAGCATGGTGGTTACTGGTATGGATTCAGGGGGCTTCGGAAATATAAAGAAAAGTTCTATCCGGTCTGGGAGCCGCGTTATCTTGCCTATCCACGATCGGTATCGTTGCCAATACTGTTGCTGGAGCTAGTTCGGCTCATTGCACGCCGGCCCTAATCGTTTATTCTCACCTTTTGAGGCGTGGTGAATAGGATGACATGTGCCTACTATCTGCCGACCTTGGAGGAAAGTTATGAATTATGTGAATCCTTATTGGAGAGCTCCGTCTCTTGTTCCCATCTGGCTCATCACCCCCCAGCAAGCAGCTGAACTGATTAAGGAGTCTGTACAAGGAGAACGAAGTGACGAACTGTTTTATGATCAGTTGATCAAGATGGCTCCGAATGCGCAGCAAGCTGCCATCATCGCCTCGATAAGAGACGATGAACGGGGTCATAATCGCATGTTTAGGCAAATGTACAAAGATTTAACCGGCTATGAAGTCACAGGGACATTGAACGAAGAAAATCCGATCGTGAACTCGTACATGGACGGCTTGCAGAAAGCGTTCGATGGCGAATTGGCCGCAGTTGAGAAATATAGAAAGATCTGGTTTGGACTCCCGAACGGTATCTATAAGGATACCTTGTACGGCATCATCCTTGATGAACAGAAGCATGCTGCTAAGTATAACAATTTGCTTTTGCGTAATTTAAACACCCGGTTCAATCATGGTACGTGGTCCTACTAAGATATCAGAGCCGTAACAAAACCCGGCGTAATAACCGGGTTTTGTTCGGATTGAATGATGCGGTCATGCACTTTCAGTTGTCTGTCCCTTAAACGTTTATTTACTATAGAACAATTCTCATATTATAATACACAGTATACAAGTCGGATTTGAAAGGTTTTGAGTTTATGTCACTCTTAAGCAAATTAATTCAAGAAAAATGCCCGATCTGCGGCGAGACCCTCTCCGCTGATAAATCTAACTCGTTTATTTCTCATATCGTAAAGTCCTGTCCGAATGAACATTACGAAAAAGAATTTATTCCTGCATTAGAGGGATATGTCGAGCACTACAAGGCTCCAATAAAGTAATTAAAATTAAACACCAATAATACTTGAATTAAAAAAATCATTAGCCGATAGGCTAATGATTTTTTAATATCTCGAACGAATTTAGCGGCTTTTGACCAATAACTCCACCGCTTGTTTGACCAGTTTGCCAGTATCTCCACCAGCTTCTTTTTCCTCAGTAATACACTGCTCCAGGTTTACTGCAACGATGTAAGCGATCGCTTTATCCGCTGCGCTTCTGACGGCGGATAACTGGGCTACGACATCCTTGCAGTGTTGTTCTTCCTCCATCATTTTCAAAACGCCGCGTATCTGCCCTTCAACTCGCTTTAATCTTCGTTTTACATCATCATCGTATTGCATTGGATTACCTCCGAATCCGAATAAGGTGCGAGTATTATATCATTGATCACATTAAATAAATAAATTCACTTTTGCATCCGTGGCATCTCCCAAATATGCAGCGACGCCTGCGTATTCGATGCCTTCCATTAGTTCTTCCTTCTGCAAACCGAGCAAGTCCATTGTCATGGTGCACGCCACTAATTTAACTCCCTGCTCTTTCGCCAATTCAATAAGTTCCGGGAGTGACAGCGCATTATGCTTCTTCATGACATGCTTGATCATTTTAGGTCCCATTCCGCCAAAATTCATTTTCGATAAACCCAGTTTATTGGGCCCGCGAGGCATCATTTTCGCAAACATGGTTTCCAGGAACCCTTTTTTGACTACTGCTTGTTCATCATTGCGAAGCGCGTTCAGTCCCCAGAATGTGAAGAAAATGGTTACTTCTTGGTCATATGCTGCCGCACCGTTAGCGATAATGAATGCTGCAATAGCTTTATCTAGTTCTCCGCTAAACAGAACTATCGTCGTTTTTTCTTTGTTTTCCGTCAAGAGTTTATCGTCCCTTCTTCATTTTACATATACGAGTATGGGTATTCAATATGTTCAAAAAAAATTGCACTCAGGCTTTTTTAATCCAAAACTTGTATACTCCGTTTTCCTCTGTAGCACTTAATAATTCATGTCCTGTACTTTTAGCCCAAGCCGCGAGATCGTTTTTAGCACCTTTATCCGTCGCATGCACTTCTAATACTTGACCTGATTGAAGTCCGTCAATCGACTTTTTTGTTCTTACAATCGGCAATGGACAAGCCATGCCTTTAGCGTCCAACACTTTATCGCTGTTCATTGTTTTTCCTCCTTATTTATCGTGAACTGCACAGCGGTTCGGGCCAATTTCCATTTCACGCTGTTCTTCTACAGTTGGAGCTATTTTTCCCATATTGGCTTTACGAATCTCTTGGTATGAATTCGGTTGAGGCGGCAAGTTTTCAGATACTGTTCGGCGGAATTCGCTCTCATCTTCTATATTCAGTCCTGGATTTTCGCTATATAGGGTACCTAAGCGACCGGATACAAGTCCGCCTTTGCCAAGTTCGGTTACTTTTCCGAAATGAGCAGGAAGTACAATCAATTCTTCAGAAAGTTCTTTATAGCGGCTGTACAGGGTATCACGAAGATCTCCTGCCCAATCTTCCGCAAGTCCTGCCAAATCGGGACGGCCAATCGACTCGATGAAGAGAATATCTCCAGTCAAGATATACTTATTATCTATAATGAAGGATGTCGATCCTATGGTGTGTCCCGGTGTATAGATAGGCTGTACCTTAATGGTTTCTTGACCGACCGTAATGTCTTTGCCCTCCGCCAGTTCTTCATACTCAAACGTTACTTCCTTTGCATCTTTTGGCGGCAAATGATAAGAAGCCGCGTACATCTGAGCCAGTGCTCTACCTCCAGAGATGTGATCAGCGTGAAGATGAGTATCGATCGCGTGAACGAGCTTTACGCTATTTTCTTGCATAAATCGCTCATATTGATCAATCATGCGGCTAGTATCGATAAGTGCTGCTTCCCCGTTCGAGAGCACCATATAAGACAAGCAGCCTTTTCCGATACGCACAAATTGATAAAGCTCGCCTCCACCGGACAGATCAGCTACCTTAACAGGCTCTAGGTATTCGCTCCACGATTTCATACCGCCTTCAAGATAGGAAACGCGGTTTAAACCAGCTTCAGCGAGTTGTTCAGCAACAAAAATGGACGAGCCCTCTTTAGCACATACCACTACAACCGGCTTACCGGCTGGGATTTTATCCAATGCAGGAGTAATATCATCCAATAAATCAAAGTAAGGAATATTGACGATCTCTACGTTGATGCCATCAATTTTCCAATCACTAAAATCCGACTCGTTTCGAACATCCAGGATAAACAAATCTTCTTTGTTAAGAATCATTTTTGTAAGAACTTTTGCGGATACTTTCTGGGTCTCCATAGCTGTCATTTCCATCCCCCTAGTCCTTTTCGATTTCTCCTGTCCATTCATTCATCCCTTGAACAGCATTTATCACTTGCATAAAGCCATTCTCCATTAAATAGTGGCAAGCAATATCACTGCGGTTACCGCTGCGGCAAACTAGAACATATTCCTGACTTGGATCAAGCTCATCGATCCGCCCTTCAAGGTCTCCCAATGGGACAGACATAGCTCCAGGTATCCGACAGAAAGCATACTCAGCTGGCTCACGCACATCTATAATGTTTAACGCTTTACCCTCTGAAAGTTTTTTTCGGAGTTCCTCATTGTAAATCGTATGCGGAAATTTACGTTCTTCCTTGGTTTCTGTTGGATCCGATTTACGGATGTAATGTCGGAAAACGCCGTTATCTTCCTTCAATCCGATATATTGCTGGCCGGTGCGCTTTGTCCAGCTTTGCAGATCAGCTACAGAACCGCTGTCAGTTGCGCGTACTTCTAACACTTCACCTGTTTTCATCTCTTCCATCGCTTGCTTAGTACGAACCACCGGCAGCGGACATGCCAGACCTTCGCATTCCAATGTTCGGTCGACTTTCAAAGTAGGCATTCAGTTGTCCTCCTCAAATTAAAATAAGATTGAAATCCAAATTTTCATGACGGTAGCTGTGATTAATCCGGCCAAGATCCATTGAAGAATCTTGGTGTTGATATTTTTACTTATTTTCGCTCCAATTGGTGACGCAATAGTGCTGGCAATAATCAGGACTAAAGATGGTAACAATAACATATGTCCACCCATTAGTTTTCCCGTCGTTGATCCAATTGAAGAAACAAATGTAATTGCGAGCGAAGAAGCAATTGCAACCCTTGTCGGGATTTTAAGTACGACAAGCATGACAGGGACCGTTATGAATGCGCCAGCAGCCCCTACGATTCCAGAAGCCGTACCGATTATTAAAGCTAACGTAATGGCTAGAGGTTTTTTAAATGTCAATTGGTTTACATCTTGTGCGTCAATCCCTTTTTTCGGCAGAAACATCATAACAGCCGCAATCAGAGCTAAAATGGCATATACGATATTGATTACGGAACTTGGTAGTGTATTAGAGACAAAGCTTCCTAAGAAGCTTCCAGTGATTATGGCAATGCCCATGTAAAGAACTAAGGTTTTATTGACAAGCCCTCCCTTTCGGAAGACGAGCATTCCCATGAAACTTGCGAAGAAAACTTGAACTGCGCTGATTGCTGTTACTTCCTGCACGGTAAAAGCCGTAAATCCGAGAGCTGATGGAATAAAGAGCAGCATCGGGTAGTTAATAATTGAACCGCCGATCCCCACCATACCGGAAATGAATGAGCCCAAGAAGCCAATAACGAATATCGTCATAATCCACGCCAAATCCATGGGGCTCCTGCCTTTCTAAATTTAAAATGCTCGCACCTTGCATACCCCACGGGGTATGATTTTAAGCAAAAAAAATTTCCGGATTTCGATCAAAGACTTTGAATACCTCCTT
It encodes:
- a CDS encoding DsrE/DsrF/DrsH-like family protein yields the protein MTENKEKTTIVLFSGELDKAIAAFIIANGAAAYDQEVTIFFTFWGLNALRNDEQAVVKKGFLETMFAKMMPRGPNKLGLSKMNFGGMGPKMIKHVMKKHNALSLPELIELAKEQGVKLVACTMTMDLLGLQKEELMEGIEYAGVAAYLGDATDAKVNLFI
- a CDS encoding sulfurtransferase TusA family protein; this encodes MPTLKVDRTLECEGLACPLPVVRTKQAMEEMKTGEVLEVRATDSGSVADLQSWTKRTGQQYIGLKEDNGVFRHYIRKSDPTETKEERKFPHTIYNEELRKKLSEGKALNIIDVREPAEYAFCRIPGAMSVPLGDLEGRIDELDPSQEYVLVCRSGNRSDIACHYLMENGFMQVINAVQGMNEWTGEIEKD
- a CDS encoding ferritin family protein, with product MNYVNPYWRAPSLVPIWLITPQQAAELIKESVQGERSDELFYDQLIKMAPNAQQAAIIASIRDDERGHNRMFRQMYKDLTGYEVTGTLNEENPIVNSYMDGLQKAFDGELAAVEKYRKIWFGLPNGIYKDTLYGIILDEQKHAAKYNNLLLRNLNTRFNHGTWSY
- a CDS encoding sulfite exporter TauE/SafE family protein — encoded protein: MDLAWIMTIFVIGFLGSFISGMVGIGGSIINYPMLLFIPSALGFTAFTVQEVTAISAVQVFFASFMGMLVFRKGGLVNKTLVLYMGIAIITGSFLGSFVSNTLPSSVINIVYAILALIAAVMMFLPKKGIDAQDVNQLTFKKPLAITLALIIGTASGIVGAAGAFITVPVMLVVLKIPTRVAIASSLAITFVSSIGSTTGKLMGGHMLLLPSLVLIIASTIASPIGAKISKNINTKILQWILAGLITATVMKIWISILF
- a CDS encoding efflux RND transporter permease subunit, encoding MKRMIESVMQRSTIILVCVVLILGWGAVSALQMQRDYLPGINNTTLMVSLRASSYQADQVKKDITAPLEDAIRQTNGITNLETTSYDGGVLMNIYYPMDYDMNKAENALKQALNDAVLPDGVNKPAVTRLTSSTFPVLSYSLTANKGKVDDLTLQSTLQTDIVNQLKSVPGVSDVQTVGGANRGYVVVLRMKDLVTNNLTLDDFNKSITADVPSLQGNIANVKASFPIRVEGWNLTEQQLNNLSIKNKDGNSIPLSAVASVSQSLTDVKTVSRTNGKASVMINVIKTPTATITDVAKHVKERVAGISAVQSGDVAMTLQTDRAQDLNGSLMGLVREGLLGCLFSMLCVLFFFRNVRSTLLIAITLPISLLATTAILKSMGVTLNILTVSGLIVAMGRIVDDAIVILDNMYRRVQENKDKPVLSVLSSSVVEMLPAIFASTATTVAVYVPIALVGGIIGASYSGFAWSVVIALGVSFLVAMLVIPAFAYMGWREAKAEAVTLEPLMKPLLQSALKHKRTVIGISLFLFIAAGIFATQLPFSLLPSTASGQIAVKVELPKGSPLSEVDKEVKRVEGVLQNNAKIASYSATFGSTFAPTADDVFDQGGGFIQQPNVANLSILLNNKKDVTAVIPALQTDLNQVAGTAAITVTNQNIAGDDSTINIMLTGADQPTLENTAQQVRAKLVTIQGLSVTGKTDLTNGIPKYAITIDKDKALQDGIHPDDINKLLARYTSKAKDFDISTSTGTIPVDVYIDSVKSGVANDRTVPVYTPEQVLASMAAETVTGSNGQTYRMDQFASIQKSNAVSSIQERDGQPFSVVQVQITSSDMSKVSKEVSKSLKDMKLPNGVTYSLGGITQQVTQMIIEITIAVIISILLVLLITSFVFKGWKAPLAVLISIPLALSGVVLALYAIHGQWNLAAFIGVLMLTGIVVTNGIVLIDKIERNRKEGMGLREAVMQGSLSRVRPIFMTAGTTVLTLIPLALSHSSDTVISQVLGIVVIGGMITSTLNSFVVIPILYEWMQGKAVRNADAANRMN
- a CDS encoding MBL fold metallo-hydrolase, yielding METQKVSAKVLTKMILNKEDLFILDVRNESDFSDWKIDGINVEIVNIPYFDLLDDITPALDKIPAGKPVVVVCAKEGSSIFVAEQLAEAGLNRVSYLEGGMKSWSEYLEPVKVADLSGGGELYQFVRIGKGCLSYMVLSNGEAALIDTSRMIDQYERFMQENSVKLVHAIDTHLHADHISGGRALAQMYAASYHLPPKDAKEVTFEYEELAEGKDITVGQETIKVQPIYTPGHTIGSTSFIIDNKYILTGDILFIESIGRPDLAGLAEDWAGDLRDTLYSRYKELSEELIVLPAHFGKVTELGKGGLVSGRLGTLYSENPGLNIEDESEFRRTVSENLPPQPNSYQEIRKANMGKIAPTVEEQREMEIGPNRCAVHDK
- a CDS encoding sulfurtransferase TusA family protein, with the translated sequence MNSDKVLDAKGMACPLPIVRTKKSIDGLQSGQVLEVHATDKGAKNDLAAWAKSTGHELLSATEENGVYKFWIKKA
- the mprF gene encoding bifunctional lysylphosphatidylglycerol flippase/synthetase MprF → MNRLQGVLHRTKIGPIFSILHRYKLLQILIPAAVIAFIYWEGKNEFQRIDWAGTLHTLHHMQPATVLFLFGTALIAVAAVSVYDFVLRRHFRIPISLWDTFRYAWIANTSNSVIGFSGIAGAAFRTFFYRKRKVPMQTITASIAFLSTITITGLSLLSWAGIFDILPMQMVIRVHPWTIFAVWGTALYLPAYVVLQRTAFYAKWLNRNLPRMNGATITASISASLLEWACAGICFWLIGTCLLPGLSPADALGIYTVSAITGLLTMAPGGIGGFDLTALLGLQQLGYPADKTAAVLVLFRLLYYLFPWMIGLIVAATDVAMYRDKTIDPDDENFESGLNSWQRIWHFPNQFKLVGELGVWSLGKLVFASGFVLLLSAALPGLLYRLHLTDELLSAPLMRLSHHLSVIIGLLLIVLSWGISHRVKRAYQLTLVLLCAGALFTFSKAFDIEEALFLLIVALLLWISRDRFYRISASFSRKRAALWGVLTLVFGYVYDLIASGIHPALPHPATSEAKLTWLINPKLNGLVAITGIVFAWLLLSLILLLRPSRLVNKGASGEEQEKLRLFLEHEQGNLLTHVLFAGDKNFFWACNERVLIPYSIIRNKLVVLGDPIGPKERISEAIQECQRFADLYDLSVVFYQVSPSYLPIYHENGYRFFKLGEEALVPLGAFTLSGKRMTNLRTVKNRFDREGFYFEVSMPPHDNQLLEKLRPISQKWLSGKKEKSFSLGWFDESYLQLSPVARLTDPAGEMIAFATLAPSYDNDRSISVDLMRHLPTTPNGTMDQLFVCLLEWAKTEGFETFNLGMAPLSSVGQAQAAIREEKIAHAVFKHGGYWYGFRGLRKYKEKFYPVWEPRYLAYPRSVSLPILLLELVRLIARRP
- a CDS encoding metal-sensitive transcriptional regulator; translation: MQYDDDVKRRLKRVEGQIRGVLKMMEEEQHCKDVVAQLSAVRSAADKAIAYIVAVNLEQCITEEKEAGGDTGKLVKQAVELLVKSR